From a single Lewinella sp. LCG006 genomic region:
- a CDS encoding serine hydrolase domain-containing protein yields MRQKIYSRLMIAQVFVVLFMLFHLSLSAQLPNNDLEAYDRARTGLVVLKNESKTLPLNDLDTLRPVLLSIGIEEDKELYNTLNAYTPTGKLIWQTKGPWRVEWPQPIKPTTVGNVFIIAMDVDGAAESGFDFSRLLFSSEVPVVFLLFGKGELVEALMDSNISSGILSEERGPWAQSLAAQLIFGGIGVDNRTKEALSEHIPKGSGELLMANGRMTFSPPALLEMDAQLLADSISAIINDGLAHHAFPGAQVLVAREGTVVYHEVFGYHTDAKEQPVQRTDLYDLASVSKITSALPALMKWYGEGAFDLDAPLQAYYPAARRSNKADLDFRTMLSHQARLRPWIPYWQGTLRGNGKYPWSKARDPERINDYRFRRKTLARDSSDRFPLYLTNQLWQHSHYRDQMMKAILKSPLEEEAKYLYSGLLFYLLPDIITMKAGVPYEEYLQNTFYRPLGAYTLGFNPSRYFSKDRIIPTERDSFFRMELLHGYVHDEGAAMMGGVSANAGLFANAYDLAKIMQMYLDGGSYAGQRFIEQSALDTFTNRHFAAEGNHRGLGFDKPLLAYDAEKSSVAEAASNASFGHAGYTGTFVWADPETKLLFIFLSNRVYPTRKNRGLYTGNIRPRIHTAIYQSLRE; encoded by the coding sequence ATGAGGCAGAAAATTTATAGTCGTTTAATGATCGCACAGGTGTTTGTTGTGTTGTTCATGTTGTTTCATCTTTCGCTGTCGGCGCAGTTGCCCAACAATGATTTGGAAGCTTATGACCGTGCACGCACCGGGCTTGTTGTTTTGAAAAATGAGTCCAAAACATTGCCTTTGAATGACTTGGATACTTTGAGGCCGGTTTTGTTGAGCATAGGGATAGAGGAGGATAAAGAGTTGTACAATACGCTAAATGCCTATACCCCTACCGGGAAACTGATCTGGCAAACCAAAGGTCCCTGGCGAGTAGAATGGCCACAACCTATAAAGCCAACAACGGTCGGTAATGTTTTTATCATCGCCATGGATGTAGATGGAGCTGCGGAGTCGGGTTTTGATTTTTCAAGGCTTCTCTTTAGTTCTGAGGTGCCAGTTGTTTTTTTACTTTTTGGAAAAGGAGAATTGGTAGAGGCCTTGATGGATTCGAATATCAGCTCAGGGATACTGAGTGAAGAGCGTGGCCCTTGGGCACAGTCACTGGCGGCTCAACTCATTTTCGGAGGAATCGGGGTTGATAATCGCACCAAGGAAGCACTGAGTGAACACATTCCTAAAGGAAGTGGTGAACTTTTGATGGCCAATGGCCGTATGACTTTTTCACCTCCAGCGCTCCTGGAAATGGATGCTCAATTGTTGGCGGATAGTATTTCTGCGATTATCAACGATGGTTTGGCGCATCACGCTTTTCCAGGTGCACAAGTGTTGGTAGCACGTGAAGGAACGGTTGTCTATCACGAAGTATTCGGTTACCATACCGACGCAAAAGAACAACCTGTACAGCGTACTGATTTATACGATTTAGCCTCCGTTTCAAAAATTACCTCGGCGCTGCCGGCATTAATGAAATGGTACGGAGAAGGAGCATTTGATCTTGATGCACCCTTACAAGCTTATTACCCTGCTGCTCGTAGGAGCAATAAAGCAGACCTTGATTTCAGGACGATGCTTTCCCACCAGGCGCGTCTGCGCCCTTGGATACCCTACTGGCAGGGCACTTTGCGTGGGAACGGGAAATATCCCTGGTCGAAAGCACGTGACCCCGAGCGCATCAATGATTATCGCTTCCGAAGAAAAACCCTGGCGCGCGATTCTTCCGATCGGTTTCCTCTTTATCTGACGAATCAACTCTGGCAGCATAGTCACTATCGCGATCAGATGATGAAGGCCATTCTGAAATCTCCCCTTGAGGAGGAGGCTAAATATCTCTACTCGGGCTTGTTGTTTTATCTCTTGCCAGACATCATTACCATGAAAGCAGGTGTTCCTTATGAGGAATATTTGCAAAATACTTTCTACCGTCCTCTGGGGGCTTATACATTGGGCTTCAATCCTTCGCGCTATTTTTCCAAAGACCGGATCATTCCTACCGAACGAGACAGCTTTTTCCGGATGGAGCTGTTGCATGGTTATGTCCACGATGAAGGTGCGGCGATGATGGGTGGCGTTTCAGCCAATGCAGGCCTCTTTGCAAACGCTTATGATTTAGCAAAAATAATGCAAATGTACCTTGACGGGGGGAGCTATGCCGGGCAAAGATTTATTGAACAAAGCGCACTTGATACTTTTACCAATCGGCATTTCGCTGCGGAGGGTAATCACCGGGGCTTAGGTTTTGATAAGCCATTATTAGCGTACGATGCTGAAAAAAGTTCGGTAGCGGAGGCTGCTTCGAATGCTAGTTTTGGTCATGCCGGATATACTGGCACCTTTGTTTGGGCGGATCCAGAAACGAAACTACTTTTCATTTTTCTGAGTAACCGGGTTTATCCAACACGTAAGAACCGAGGACTTTATACAGGAAATATTCGTCCGCGCATCCATACGGCGATCTATCAATCCTTACGGGAATAA
- a CDS encoding 1-aminocyclopropane-1-carboxylate deaminase/D-cysteine desulfhydrase — protein MNFADLKSPPPSPLVLLDDQQWEDRDVQLYIKRDDLLAPQPNDPFCGNKWRKLQYNLLRAKDEGFEKLLTFGGAYSNHLAAVASAGRHLGFATLGMVRGDKVENPTLALAQQNGMELHFVDRTTYRLKGESEYLRQLEDRFGKVYILPEGGTNPLAYPGCAALAEEIIAQCTEPPTHLALACGTGGTLTGLLSGLPDLNPPEVIGISALKGNFMAGEIQQQLTELALNTTKWEVHSNYHHGGYARQSPALMAFIQTFYQRHGILLEPVYTGKLFFALYALLAQGYFPAGSRVVGIHTGGLQSFGCAV, from the coding sequence ATGAATTTTGCCGATCTCAAATCTCCTCCGCCAAGTCCTCTTGTTTTGCTAGATGATCAGCAATGGGAAGACCGGGATGTGCAGCTTTACATCAAACGAGACGACCTACTCGCCCCCCAGCCCAACGACCCTTTCTGTGGCAACAAGTGGCGTAAACTTCAATACAATTTACTTCGAGCCAAAGACGAGGGTTTTGAAAAGCTCCTCACCTTTGGCGGTGCGTATAGCAACCATTTGGCAGCAGTGGCCAGCGCAGGACGCCATCTAGGTTTTGCTACCCTAGGTATGGTCAGGGGAGATAAAGTAGAAAATCCCACACTGGCACTCGCCCAACAAAACGGCATGGAACTCCACTTTGTGGATCGTACGACTTACCGACTGAAGGGAGAATCCGAATATCTACGCCAATTAGAAGACCGCTTCGGCAAGGTCTATATCCTCCCCGAGGGAGGAACCAATCCCCTCGCCTACCCTGGCTGTGCCGCCCTGGCAGAAGAGATCATCGCCCAGTGTACTGAGCCCCCAACGCATCTGGCTCTTGCTTGCGGCACGGGCGGCACCCTCACCGGACTACTTAGCGGACTCCCCGACCTAAATCCCCCTGAAGTCATAGGCATCAGTGCACTAAAAGGAAATTTTATGGCGGGAGAAATCCAACAGCAGTTAACCGAATTAGCGCTAAATACGACGAAATGGGAGGTTCATTCCAACTACCACCACGGAGGCTACGCGCGGCAAAGCCCAGCGCTTATGGCTTTTATCCAAACCTTCTATCAGCGACATGGAATTTTATTGGAGCCAGTTTACACGGGCAAGCTCTTCTTTGCACTTTATGCCTTGCTGGCCCAGGGCTACTTCCCAGCCGGAAGCCGGGTGGTGGGGATACATACGGGGGGCTTACAATCTTTTGGGTGTGCTGTTTAA
- a CDS encoding DUF1648 domain-containing protein translates to MLGLNLYYYELIPERIPTHFNATGKPDGYGGKITLWILFGVSVLASGILYFTGRNPHLGNYTIPITEENAPRQYQNMQRMNRTLTAVLCLCFAYIQYGIIQTALGHQDGLGLWFLLLFLSLIFGIITYFLYRAKVLE, encoded by the coding sequence ATGCTGGGTCTCAATTTGTATTATTACGAACTTATCCCAGAGCGTATCCCCACTCACTTCAATGCCACTGGAAAACCTGATGGTTATGGTGGTAAAATCACGCTTTGGATTCTTTTTGGCGTAAGTGTTCTAGCCTCTGGTATTCTATACTTCACTGGTCGCAATCCTCACTTAGGCAACTATACGATTCCTATTACCGAAGAAAATGCACCTCGCCAGTACCAAAACATGCAACGCATGAACCGTACCCTCACCGCTGTACTCTGCCTGTGTTTTGCTTATATCCAATATGGTATTATCCAGACAGCGCTGGGCCACCAAGACGGTTTAGGTCTATGGTTTTTACTGCTTTTCCTCAGTTTGATCTTTGGTATTATTACTTACTTTCTCTACCGTGCCAAGGTTTTGGAATAA
- a CDS encoding aspartate-semialdehyde dehydrogenase, whose translation MRVAVVGVTGLVGNVMCRVLEERNFPISEFLPVASARSVGKTVHFRGQDHTVIGMEEAVAAKPDIALFSAGGSTSLEWAPKFAAVGCTVIDNSSAWRMDPDKKLIVPEVNAATLTDADKIIANPNCSTIQMVVALTGIQERYGIRRLVISTYQSFTGTGVKAVKQYETERDGGTMAKEEMAYHYPIFENCLPHCDVFLDNDYTKEEMKLVHETRKILGDDSIGITATAVRVPVHGGHSESINVELRKAFELEDVKAILAATPGLIIQDDLAKNRYPMPLFAKNKDEVFVGRIRRDESIENGLNLWVVADNLRKGAATNAVQIAEYLVEKGAFANKTTTVG comes from the coding sequence ATGAGAGTTGCCGTTGTTGGAGTTACTGGTTTGGTAGGAAATGTAATGTGTCGTGTTCTGGAAGAGCGAAACTTTCCCATTAGTGAATTTTTACCGGTAGCCTCTGCCCGTTCGGTAGGTAAGACGGTTCATTTTCGTGGACAAGACCATACTGTCATCGGGATGGAAGAAGCAGTAGCGGCAAAACCAGACATTGCATTATTCTCAGCCGGAGGAAGCACTTCATTGGAGTGGGCTCCTAAATTTGCAGCAGTAGGCTGTACCGTTATCGACAACTCTTCGGCCTGGCGAATGGATCCTGATAAAAAGCTCATCGTACCAGAAGTAAACGCTGCTACCCTCACTGATGCTGATAAAATCATCGCCAACCCCAACTGTTCTACCATTCAAATGGTGGTAGCACTTACCGGCATTCAGGAACGCTATGGTATTCGCAGATTGGTGATCTCTACTTATCAATCTTTTACTGGCACGGGTGTCAAAGCTGTTAAGCAATACGAAACAGAGCGAGATGGAGGAACGATGGCAAAAGAAGAAATGGCTTATCACTATCCGATCTTCGAAAATTGCCTTCCGCACTGTGATGTCTTTTTAGACAATGATTACACCAAGGAGGAGATGAAACTGGTACACGAAACGCGCAAAATTCTTGGCGACGATAGTATTGGTATCACTGCCACCGCTGTGCGGGTACCCGTTCATGGTGGCCACTCTGAGTCGATCAATGTAGAACTGCGCAAGGCTTTCGAACTGGAGGATGTAAAAGCAATTTTAGCGGCTACCCCAGGACTGATCATCCAAGACGACCTGGCTAAGAATCGCTATCCAATGCCACTGTTCGCTAAAAACAAAGACGAGGTATTTGTAGGCCGTATCCGCCGCGACGAATCCATCGAGAATGGTCTCAACCTATGGGTGGTAGCCGATAACCTCCGTAAGGGTGCGGCGACCAATGCAGTGCAGATTGCGGAGTATTTGGTGGAGAAAGGGGCTTTTGCAAACAAAACAACTACCGTCGGGTAA
- a CDS encoding quinone-dependent dihydroorotate dehydrogenase, with protein sequence MYTKLLKPLLFRLSPEQAHHLTVKLLELSLRIPGVATIMRSQYRLADHRLQRQCFGIDFPNPVGLAAGFDKDGRYFHAMSNLGFGFIEIGTVTPRPQGGNPQPRLFRLPKDGALINRMGFNNEGVDALVERLKRGRPEGVVIGGNIGKNKDTPNEQATDDYLICFEKLFPYVDYFVVNVSSPNTPNLRDLQEKEPLTKLLSTLQQRNQQQITPKPILLKIAPDLTDGQLDDILEIAKTTQLAGIIATNTTISREGLATSNTTVNEIGNGGLSGAPLRERATEVIRYLADHSGGALPIIGVGGIASGQDAVEKLAAGACLVQVYSGLVYAGPTLVKEICEAVLEG encoded by the coding sequence CTGTATACCAAGCTACTTAAGCCGTTACTTTTTCGTTTAAGTCCAGAACAGGCCCACCACTTAACGGTGAAGTTGCTGGAGCTAAGTTTAAGGATTCCCGGTGTTGCTACGATTATGCGCAGCCAATACCGGTTAGCAGATCACCGCTTGCAACGGCAGTGCTTTGGGATAGATTTTCCCAATCCAGTAGGCCTCGCTGCCGGGTTTGATAAAGACGGCCGATATTTCCACGCGATGAGTAACCTGGGGTTTGGCTTTATCGAGATCGGGACGGTCACGCCTCGCCCGCAGGGCGGTAATCCCCAACCACGCCTTTTTCGCTTACCCAAGGATGGTGCTTTAATCAACCGAATGGGCTTTAATAATGAAGGCGTTGATGCCTTAGTGGAGCGCTTGAAAAGAGGTCGTCCGGAAGGAGTCGTGATTGGTGGCAATATCGGAAAGAACAAGGATACACCCAATGAGCAAGCGACCGATGACTACCTGATCTGTTTTGAAAAACTTTTCCCTTATGTAGATTATTTTGTGGTCAATGTGAGTAGCCCCAATACGCCCAACTTACGCGACTTGCAGGAGAAGGAACCACTGACCAAGCTGTTGAGTACCTTGCAGCAGCGCAATCAGCAACAAATTACACCAAAGCCTATCCTTCTAAAAATAGCTCCTGATTTGACCGATGGCCAGTTGGATGATATTTTAGAGATCGCTAAAACGACCCAGCTAGCAGGAATCATAGCGACCAACACCACTATCAGCCGGGAGGGATTAGCAACATCCAACACTACCGTCAACGAGATTGGTAATGGCGGCTTGAGTGGGGCACCACTGCGTGAACGCGCCACTGAAGTCATCCGCTATTTAGCAGACCATTCCGGTGGCGCGTTACCCATCATTGGTGTAGGCGGGATCGCTAGCGGGCAAGATGCCGTAGAAAAACTAGCCGCTGGTGCCTGCCTGGTACAGGTGTATTCCGGACTAGTTTATGCCGGACCAACATTGGTCAAAGAAATTTGTGAAGCAGTTTTGGAGGGGTAG
- a CDS encoding TraB/GumN family protein — translation MKIFLRWLLLEVLVFLGVALFAQPVENPFTPTKEENKLLWEISGKGLAAPSYLYGTIHMIPAEDYFLTEATEAAFDKSTRVAFEIDTEEMTNPAAMMGLLSKMYMNNDTTLADLLPEEEYEIVSTHFEEMGMPMMFMGKIKPMFLTILAGEDMKDMKSGGNPMSMMGGDGMKSYELELTERAKAAEKPIVGLETAEFQMSLFDSIPYTAQAKMLLETIRSEQGGEEEEETNAIDRMIELYTTQDIVGMQSMMSDDPAGIGGYEELLLLKRNRKWIPVMEALMSEETVFFAVGAGHLAGDEGVIALLRKAGYTMTPVN, via the coding sequence ATGAAAATATTTTTGCGCTGGTTACTACTTGAAGTTTTAGTCTTTTTGGGCGTAGCATTGTTTGCTCAACCAGTCGAAAACCCGTTTACACCCACCAAGGAAGAAAATAAACTCCTTTGGGAAATTTCTGGCAAAGGCCTCGCTGCCCCCAGTTATCTATATGGTACTATTCACATGATTCCTGCAGAAGACTACTTTCTGACGGAAGCCACCGAAGCTGCCTTTGATAAAAGTACTCGGGTCGCCTTTGAGATCGATACCGAAGAGATGACCAACCCGGCGGCCATGATGGGCCTCCTGAGCAAAATGTACATGAATAATGATACGACGCTCGCAGATTTGTTACCAGAAGAAGAGTATGAAATCGTCTCTACCCACTTTGAAGAAATGGGTATGCCGATGATGTTTATGGGGAAAATCAAACCCATGTTCCTGACCATCCTTGCTGGAGAAGATATGAAGGACATGAAGTCCGGCGGAAATCCTATGAGCATGATGGGGGGCGATGGCATGAAAAGCTACGAACTTGAGCTGACCGAAAGAGCCAAAGCTGCGGAAAAGCCAATCGTAGGATTGGAAACGGCTGAGTTTCAAATGAGCTTGTTCGACAGTATTCCCTATACTGCTCAAGCAAAGATGTTATTGGAAACCATCCGCAGTGAACAAGGAGGGGAAGAAGAGGAGGAAACCAATGCTATCGATCGAATGATCGAGTTGTACACGACCCAGGATATTGTCGGTATGCAGTCGATGATGAGCGATGATCCAGCAGGTATTGGTGGTTACGAAGAGTTGCTTCTCCTGAAGCGTAATCGTAAGTGGATTCCGGTAATGGAAGCGTTGATGTCGGAAGAAACCGTATTCTTCGCCGTCGGCGCTGGTCACCTAGCTGGCGATGAAGGGGTGATTGCCCTGCTCCGTAAAGCGGGGTATACAATGACGCCGGTAAACTAG
- a CDS encoding lamin tail domain-containing protein: protein MKAAIFFCILQGLSLSLAAQFTDDFSTGSLAAYWQGDTDVFTVTAGELQLSNTAPASNNTSALFTLVPTSTAASTSWSFNVRCAFAPSTSNFATIVLAADQPPTNGNAWRGYFLKVGGISGADDALELYRKDENGEVLLLAGTSGAVASDPVNLSVVIERSTAGEWALEADYFGGENYDPQGMVTDNTYTSGLYFGFGCQYTSTRNMAFFFDNVVIDPIVVDNEAPIAQSVSAQSANTIIVQYNEPLAQASGEVSTNYSLNNGIGTAQSVSFLNGDRTRLLLTFSNNLSNLTTYTLSLTDAEDLAGNVNPNQELSFEFLLPEVPAPGDLLITEIFPDPTPPVGLPDFEYIELYNASNKVLSLANLGLSTGSTPRTIDPFVMLPDTYVILCDQDAASALTAFGAVATLSSFPALTNGGDELILTDAEGNLLVSLTYDASWYQDPLRAEGGYAMELIDLTLPNDCPGNWTASLALAGGTPGQENSVSGAVLENVPPVLLTAFAPNTMEIVVRFDDVLDSGIDLTDFFTITPNIAVGAALLEPDRQSVRLFLSSSLAENTVYEISALSGLKDCIGNETTTTSSVQVGLTVSPEPGDLIINEVLFNPNTGGVDFLELYNPGNKILNLQGLRLRNEAITSGTLGTIVESNTVLLPGAYVVFTPDPANILQEYTVPQPAALVANSLPSMGDDEGNISVYNSSFVLLDALNYTEDWHSRLLSDRNGVSLERLRAEAITQSEGNWASAASTVGYGTPTGRNSQDRQSVIPPAEDFFVLPEKTFSPDEDGFQDVLEIQYSTDKAGYLARILIFDAQGRLVRQLEDLELLAGTGSFLWDGTTDDEQKARIGIYILVAEIFTTEGDTLKEKHTCVLAGKLD, encoded by the coding sequence ATGAAAGCTGCTATTTTTTTCTGCATTTTACAAGGGCTGAGCTTGTCGCTCGCCGCTCAATTCACCGATGATTTTTCAACGGGAAGCCTCGCCGCTTATTGGCAAGGAGATACCGATGTCTTCACCGTCACGGCTGGTGAGCTACAGTTGAGTAATACGGCACCCGCATCCAACAATACTTCCGCACTGTTTACCCTGGTGCCAACCAGCACCGCGGCTAGTACCAGCTGGTCGTTCAATGTACGTTGTGCCTTTGCTCCTTCAACCAGTAATTTTGCTACCATTGTGCTCGCTGCCGACCAGCCACCTACAAATGGCAATGCCTGGCGTGGATACTTTTTGAAAGTGGGGGGGATTTCTGGCGCTGACGATGCGCTGGAGCTTTACCGTAAGGATGAGAATGGTGAGGTGCTTTTACTCGCTGGTACGAGCGGAGCAGTAGCTAGTGATCCCGTCAACCTGAGTGTCGTAATCGAAAGGAGCACTGCTGGAGAATGGGCGCTCGAAGCTGATTATTTTGGTGGTGAAAATTATGACCCTCAAGGCATGGTAACCGATAATACCTACACCAGCGGTTTGTATTTTGGCTTTGGTTGTCAGTACACCAGTACTCGAAATATGGCTTTCTTTTTTGACAATGTAGTCATTGACCCAATTGTCGTTGACAACGAAGCTCCCATTGCACAAAGCGTGAGTGCACAATCTGCAAATACCATCATCGTCCAGTACAATGAACCCTTAGCGCAAGCCAGTGGAGAAGTATCGACCAACTACAGCTTGAACAACGGCATCGGAACCGCACAAAGCGTAAGCTTCCTCAACGGAGACCGTACCCGCCTATTGCTGACATTTAGCAATAACTTGAGTAACCTCACCACTTATACCCTGAGCCTGACTGATGCCGAAGACCTGGCAGGTAACGTAAACCCAAATCAGGAGCTGAGTTTTGAATTTCTTTTACCTGAAGTTCCAGCACCAGGAGATTTGCTGATTACCGAAATTTTTCCAGATCCTACGCCGCCCGTAGGGCTACCTGATTTTGAATACATCGAGTTGTACAATGCCAGTAATAAGGTTTTGTCATTGGCCAATCTAGGCTTGAGTACAGGCAGCACACCCCGTACAATTGATCCTTTTGTTATGCTTCCCGATACGTACGTCATCCTGTGTGACCAGGATGCGGCCTCGGCATTGACTGCTTTCGGTGCGGTGGCTACGCTCAGCTCTTTCCCCGCACTCACCAATGGTGGAGATGAGCTGATCCTTACGGATGCGGAGGGTAATCTATTGGTGAGCCTAACCTACGATGCTTCATGGTACCAGGATCCTTTGCGAGCCGAAGGTGGGTACGCCATGGAATTGATTGATCTAACCTTGCCGAATGATTGTCCAGGTAACTGGACGGCGAGCCTGGCACTTGCTGGGGGTACCCCCGGGCAAGAAAACTCGGTCAGTGGAGCCGTGTTGGAAAATGTTCCGCCAGTATTGCTTACCGCCTTTGCGCCCAATACCATGGAAATTGTCGTTCGCTTCGATGATGTCCTGGATAGTGGTATCGACTTGACCGACTTTTTTACGATCACTCCCAACATCGCCGTAGGAGCAGCATTGTTGGAACCCGATCGTCAATCGGTGCGCTTGTTTTTGAGTAGTTCCTTGGCGGAAAATACGGTTTATGAGATCAGCGCGCTCAGCGGACTTAAGGACTGTATCGGTAATGAAACAACGACGACTTCTTCCGTACAAGTAGGGTTAACCGTGAGCCCTGAACCAGGAGACCTCATTATCAATGAAGTTTTGTTTAACCCCAATACTGGGGGCGTTGATTTTCTGGAACTTTACAATCCAGGTAATAAAATCCTCAACCTTCAAGGTTTGCGCTTACGCAACGAAGCAATTACCTCCGGTACACTCGGCACTATCGTGGAAAGTAATACGGTATTACTGCCAGGAGCGTACGTTGTATTCACTCCAGATCCTGCTAATATTCTTCAAGAATACACGGTGCCTCAACCAGCGGCTTTGGTAGCAAATAGCCTGCCATCAATGGGCGACGATGAAGGCAACATCAGTGTTTACAACAGTAGCTTCGTTCTTTTGGACGCACTCAATTACACCGAAGATTGGCACTCTCGTCTTTTGAGCGATCGGAATGGCGTCAGTTTAGAACGACTAAGGGCCGAAGCGATTACTCAAAGTGAAGGCAACTGGGCTTCGGCTGCGTCTACGGTTGGATATGGAACCCCCACGGGGAGAAACAGCCAGGATCGTCAGTCGGTCATCCCTCCTGCGGAAGACTTTTTTGTACTTCCTGAGAAAACCTTTTCACCGGATGAAGATGGCTTTCAGGATGTGTTGGAGATACAGTACAGTACGGATAAAGCTGGCTACCTGGCACGCATCCTTATTTTTGATGCCCAGGGGCGGTTGGTTCGTCAACTGGAAGACTTGGAACTCTTAGCAGGTACAGGTAGCTTTCTTTGGGATGGAACGACGGACGACGAGCAGAAAGCCCGGATTGGTATTTATATCCTGGTGGCCGAAATATTTACTACCGAAGGAGATACCCTGAAGGAGAAACATACCTGTGTTTTGGCAGGTAAATTAGATTAA
- a CDS encoding D-alanyl-D-alanine carboxypeptidase/D-alanyl-D-alanine-endopeptidase, translating into MLRISLPIFLIILCYITLSAQKTVPRKLVSHLTENVANSEVFQQGFTGFALFDPEERQVIYQYQADKYFTPASNTKILTFFAAQTLLRGEWPVIHYQERGDTLMLWGTGYPLLLHPDFVGYDTLSKWLQLRKENTWIIANGHYQDERYGEGWSWDDYPYGYQMEKAALPVYGNAAHFSKTGHLAPIKVIPEYFQDKLVYENTSTISRYEDRNIFTFNDRALRVEKLDRSIGFHYDLPLVAKLLQDTFKRTVLYSMDMLPRAFRRKTLTAPIPDTVFQQFMQDSDNFLAEQLLQITSAQRYGYINSSRILAYVRDTLLAKAPQPFDWVDGSGLSRYNQFTPLSVVTVLDQLLTQVNREKLLQFFPAGGVSGTIEGWYKGSDNKAFVYAKTGTLRHIHCLSGYLLAENGKTYIFSFMHNNYPGKVNSLKREMQEILSWLRINLE; encoded by the coding sequence ATGTTACGAATTTCGCTCCCCATCTTTTTAATTATCCTCTGCTACATTACCCTTTCCGCTCAGAAAACTGTTCCTCGTAAACTCGTCTCTCATTTGACAGAAAACGTAGCGAACTCCGAAGTTTTCCAACAAGGCTTTACAGGTTTTGCCCTTTTTGATCCCGAAGAACGTCAGGTGATTTATCAATACCAGGCCGACAAATATTTCACGCCTGCTTCCAACACCAAGATACTCACTTTTTTTGCAGCACAGACCCTGCTACGCGGAGAATGGCCCGTAATTCATTACCAGGAACGTGGCGATACCCTTATGCTTTGGGGCACTGGCTATCCACTCTTACTTCACCCTGATTTTGTTGGTTATGATACGCTATCAAAATGGCTACAACTGCGTAAAGAGAACACCTGGATTATCGCCAACGGACACTATCAGGATGAACGCTATGGTGAGGGTTGGTCGTGGGACGATTACCCCTACGGCTATCAGATGGAAAAAGCTGCACTACCTGTATACGGTAACGCCGCCCATTTTTCAAAAACGGGCCACCTCGCCCCCATAAAGGTGATCCCGGAGTACTTTCAAGACAAGCTGGTTTACGAAAACACCAGCACTATCAGCAGGTACGAAGATCGCAACATTTTCACTTTTAATGACCGGGCCTTACGAGTAGAAAAGCTCGACCGAAGCATTGGCTTTCATTATGATTTACCTCTCGTAGCCAAGCTTTTACAAGATACCTTTAAGCGGACAGTGCTTTACAGTATGGATATGCTGCCGAGGGCTTTTCGGCGCAAGACGCTTACTGCTCCTATTCCAGACACTGTTTTCCAACAATTCATGCAGGACAGCGACAACTTCTTGGCCGAACAGCTCCTACAGATAACCAGTGCTCAGCGCTATGGATATATCAATAGTTCCCGCATACTTGCTTATGTACGGGACACGCTTTTAGCGAAAGCTCCACAACCTTTTGACTGGGTCGACGGTTCCGGATTATCGCGCTACAATCAGTTTACGCCTTTGAGCGTCGTTACGGTATTGGATCAGTTGCTTACTCAAGTCAACCGGGAAAAGCTCCTCCAGTTTTTCCCTGCCGGCGGCGTTTCCGGAACCATTGAAGGATGGTATAAAGGGTCTGACAACAAAGCTTTTGTTTATGCCAAAACGGGCACTTTACGCCATATCCACTGCCTCAGTGGCTATCTTCTTGCCGAAAATGGAAAGACCTATATTTTTAGTTTCATGCACAACAATTATCCGGGTAAAGTAAATTCACTAAAAAGGGAAATGCAGGAGATCCTCAGTTGGTTACGAATTAACCTGGAATAG